From the Silurus meridionalis isolate SWU-2019-XX chromosome 5, ASM1480568v1, whole genome shotgun sequence genome, one window contains:
- the det1 gene encoding DET1 homolog, which yields MASSEDEFPTLKPRRIQNQNVVHRLELRRISSGRPGAHWYRVRCFHQNLFPNFTAVNVEKPPCFLRKFSPDGRCFVAFSSDQTSLEIYEFRGCQAAEDLLQDQDEGRDGEGLSESVRARLFSRFFSQLHVTSVASNGEHLNRECSLFTDDGRYVIVGSAAYLPDEPQPHFFEVYRNNEAVTPNPRSPLEDYSLHIVDLHTGRLCDTRAFKCDKIILSHNQGLYLYRNILAVLSVQQQTIHVFQVTGEGTFLDVRTIGRFCYEDDLLTLSAVYSEAQVESPAGFSRLYKEKSISSLKHRLLVFLWRRAERDGSATAKRRFFQFFDQLRQLRMWKMQLLDENHLLIKYTSEDVVTLRVTDPSQPSFFVVYNMVSTEVIAVFENTSDQLLELFENFCDLFRNATLHSEAVQFPCSASSNNYARQVQRRFKDTIVNAKYGGHTEAVRRLLGQLPISAQSYSSSPYLDLSLFSYDDKWVSVMERPKTCGDHPIRFYARDSGLLKFKIQAGLLGRPINHAVRRLVAFTFHPFEPFAISVQRTNAEYVVNFHMRHSCS from the exons ATGGCGTCGTCGGAGGACGAGTTCCCGACCCTGAAGCCACGGCGCATTCAGAACCAGAATGTGGTCCACAGGTTGGAGCTGAGGCGGATCAGTTCCGGCCGACCCGGCGCTCACTGGTACCGCGTTCGTTGTTTCCATCAGAACCTGTTCCCCAACTTCACGGCGGTGAACGTGGAGAAGCCGCCGTGTTTCCTGCGCAAGTTCTCTCCGGACGGCCGTTGCTTCGTGGCGTTCTCGTCGGACCAGACATCGCTGGAGATCTACGAGTTCCGTGGTTGCCAGGCGGCCGAGGATCTGCTCCAGGACCAGGACGAGGGACGGGACGGCGAAGGTCTGAGCGAGAGCGTACGAGCTCGTCTGTTCTCACGCTTTTTCTCCCAGCTTCACGTGACCAGTGTGGCGTCGAACGGTGAGCACCTGAACCGCGAGTGCAGCTTGTTCACGGACGACGGGCGCTACGTGATCGTGGGTTCGGCCGCGTACCTGCCCGACGAGCCTCAGCCGCACTTCTTCGAGGTTTATCGCAACAACGAGGCGGTGACCCCGAACCCGCGCTCGCCGCTCGAGGACTACTCGCTCCACATCGTCGACCTGCACACGGGACGTCTCTGTGACACGCGCGCCTTCAAATGCGACAAAATCATCCTGTCGCATAATCAGGGACTTTACCTGTACAGGAACATTCTCGCCGTTCTCTCCGTCCAGCAGCAGACCATCCACGTGTTTCAG GTAACGGGGGAGGGGACGTTTCTGGACGTGCGTACGATCGGCCGGTTCTGTTACGAGGACGATCTGTTGACCCTGTCGGCCGTGTACTCGGAGGCGCAGGTGGAGAGTCCGGCCGGGTTCTCGCGCCTCTACAAGGAGAAGAGCATCAGCTCCCTGAAGCACCGGCTGCTGGTGTTCCTGTGGAGACGAGCCGAGCGTGACGGCAGCGCCACCGCCAAGAGACGCTTCTTCCAGTTCTTCGACCAGCTGCGGCAGCTGCGCATGTGGAAAATGCAGCTGCTGGACGAGAACCACCTCCTGATCAAGTACACCAGCGAGGACGTGGTGACCCTCCGTGTCACCGACCCCTCCCAG CCGTCCTTCTTCGTGGTGTATAACATGGTGAGTACGGAGGTGATCGCAGTGTTTGAGAACACGTCTGATCAGCTGCTGGAGCTGTTTGAGAACTTCTGTGATCTGTTCCGTAACGCTACGCTGCACAGTGAGGCTGTACAGTTCCCCTGCTCCGCCTCCAGCAACAACTACGCCCGGCAGGTCCAGCGCAG gtttaaGGACACTATAGTGAATGCGAAGTACGGAGGTCACACCGAGGCGGTGAGGCGTTTACTCGGTCAGCTCCCCATCAGCGCTCAGTCGTACAGCAGCAGCCCGTATCTCGACCTCTCACTCTTCAGCTACGACGACAAGTGGGTCTCTGTTATGGAGCGTCCTAAAACCTGTGGAGATCATCCTatacg gttttacGCACGGGACTCAGGCTTGTTAAAGTTTAAAATCCAGGCTGGTCTCCTGGGTCGTCCTATAAACCACGCCGTGCGCCGCCTGGTGGCCTTCACCTTCCACCCATTCGAACCGTTCGCCATCTCAGTGCAGCGCACCAACGCCGAGTACGTTGTCAACTTCCACATGCGCCACAGCTGCtcgtga